In Onychostoma macrolepis isolate SWU-2019 chromosome 14, ASM1243209v1, whole genome shotgun sequence, a single window of DNA contains:
- the efemp2a gene encoding EGF-containing fibulin-like extracellular matrix protein 2a, translated as MRPGCVLVFCMCISVFLHHAISQPPTETDTYTECTDGYQWDPQTQHCKDINECETIPEACKGEMKCFNHYGGYLCLPRSASVIPAPEPPNQIHPSLENTASEPFNPCPPGFEPQGDSCVDVDECEQDRHDCQPSQQCFNTEGSFSCQCPDGYRKVGTECIDIDECRYRYCQHRCVNVPGSFSCQCEPGFQLAGNNRSCIDVDECGMGAPCSQRCYNTYGTFLCRCEQGYELGPDGFACNDIDECSYSSYLCQYQCVNEHGKFSCVCPEGYQLLGTRLCQDINECETGAHQCSDGQTCVNIHGGHKCVNNKSCQEPYVQVSDRCTCPVTKPVCRDMPYSVVHRYMSITSERSVPSDIFQIQATSVLPGAYNTFRIRSGDDNGDFYIRQINNISAMLVLARAVNGPREYVLDLEMVSVNPLVSYHTSSVLRLTIYVGPHAF; from the exons ATGCGGCCCGGGTGTGTTTTGGTTTTTTGTATGTGCATCTCTGTGTTTCTCCACCACGCTATTTCACAGCCACCCACAGAAACTGACACCTACACG GAATGTACAGATGGCTATCAGTGGGATCCACAGACTCAACACTGCAAAG ATATAAATGAATGTGAGACAATCCCAGAGGCCTGTAAGGGAGAGATGAAGTGCTTTAACCACTATGGGGGCTACTTGTGCCTTCCTCGCTCTGCCTCGGTCATCCCTGCCCCTGAACCACCCAACCAGATCCACCCCAGCCTGGAGAACACGGCCAGCGAGCCATTCAACCCGTGCCCTCCAGGTTTTGAGCCCCAGGGAGACAGCTGCGTGG ATGTGGACGAGTGTGAACAGGACAGACACGACTGCCAGCCCAGTCAGCAATGTTTCAATACAGAGGGCTCCTTCTCCTGCCAGTGTCCAGATGGGTATCGCAAAGTGGGCACAGAATGCATTG ACATTGACGAGTGCCGGTACCGCTACTGTCAACATCGCTGTGTTAATGTCCCTGGCTCATTCTCCTGCCAGTGTGAGCCTGGTTTCCAGCTGGCTGGCAACAATCGCTCCTGTATTG ATGTTGATGAGTGTGGCATGGGGGCCCCCTGCAGTCAGAGGTGTTATAACACGTACGGGACGTTCCTGTGTCGTTGTGAGCAGGGTTATGAGCTGGGGCCAGATGGCTTTGCCTGCAATG ACATAGACGAGTGCAGCTACTCCAGTTACTTGTGCCAGTATCAGTGTGTTAATGAGCATGGTAAATTCTCCTGTGTCTGTCCTGAAGGATATCAACTCCTGGGCACGCGCCTCTGCCAAG ACATAAATGAATGTGAGACAGGAGCTCATCAGTGCTCTGATGGACAGACTTGTGTGAACATTCATGGAGGTCACAAATGTGTGAACAACAAAAGCTGTCAGGAACCCTACGTGCAAGTGTCTGA TCGCTGTACGTGTCCTGTCACAAAGCCTGTCTGTCGAGACATGCCCTACTCCGTTGTGCATCGCTACATGAGCATCACGTCAGAGCGCTCCGTCCCTTCAGATATCTTTCAGATCCAGGCCACCAGCGTCTTACCTGGAGCCTACAACACCTTCCGCATCCGCTCTGGAGATGACAATGGAGACTTTTACATCAGG CAAATCAACAACATCAGCGCCATGCTTGTTCTCGCCCGCGCTGTGAACGGCCCCAGAGAGTACGTGCTGGATCTGGAGATGGTTTCTGTGAACCCGCTCGTGAGCTACCACACCAGTTCTGTCCTGCGCTTGACCATCTACGTTGGGCCTCATGCCTTTTAG
- the fibpa gene encoding fibroblast growth factor (acidic) intracellular binding protein a, with translation MSVELDVFVGNTTIMDKEVYQLWLNGYTVNDAVKVRIEGGVMEECEASAEVLLSDTMDQYRTFQMCERLLHHPAKLANQLLFQIPPDRQAMLIERYYAFDDSFVREVLGKKLSKGTKKDLDDVSTKTGITLKSCRRQFDNFKRVFKVVEELKGPLVENIRQHFLLPDQLARDYAAIVFFANNRFETGKKKLQYLTFQDFAFCAGQLINNWTLGAVDNMTEDMDVDLDKEFLQDLKDLKILITDKDLLDQHKSLVCTALRGKTNVFNEMEANFKNLSRGLVNIAAKLINAKDVRDFFIDLVEKFIEPCRSDKWTSIDMNLYLTHYTNSAHILDTFKHHAVWTRYMGVIKSCILKMYHD, from the exons ATGTCTGTGGAACTGGATGTATTTGTTGGAAACACCACCATTATGGACAAAGAGGTGTATCAACTATGGCTTAATGGATATACAG TGAATGATGCAGTGAAGGTGCGGATAGAAGGAGGTGTAATGGAGGAGTGTGAGGCGAGTGCAGAAGTGCTGCTCAGTGACACCATGGACCAGTACAGAACTTTCCAGATGTGCGAGAGACTTTTGCATCACCCAGCGAAACTAGCCAATCAGCTACTATTTCAGATACCACCAGACAGACAAGCCATGCTCATTGAAAG gtATTATGCTTTTGATGATTCGTTTGTTCGAGAGGTCCTGGGAAAGAAGCTCTCCAAAGGAACCAAAAAAGACCTTGATGATGTTAGTACAAAGACAGGCATTACATTGAAGAGCTGCAGAAGACAG TTTGACAATTTCAAGCGAGTGTTCAAAGTGGTGGAAGAACTCAAAGGCCCCCTGGTGGAAAACATACGGCAACACTTTCTGCTACCTGATCAATTAGCCAG AGACTATGCTGCAATAGTGTTCTTTGCCAATAATCGTTTTGAGACGGGGAAGAAAAAGTTGCAGTATCTAACCTTCCAGGACTTTGCCTTCTGTGCTGGGCAGCTCATCAACAACTGGACTCTAGGAGCTGTGG ATAACATGACGGAGGACATGGATGTAGATCTGGATAAGGAATTCCTCCAAGACCTCAAAGACCTCAAAATTCTAATCACAGACAAGGATCTCTTAGATCAACACAAAag TTTAGTGTGCACTGCTCTGCGGGGCAAAACCAATGTCTTCAATGAGATGGAAGCCAATTTTAAG AATCTTTCAAGGGGCCTTGTAAATATCGCTGCCAAATTAATCAACGCAAAAGATGTTCGTGATTTCTTCATTGACCTTGTCGAAAAG TTTATTGAACCTTGTCGATCAGACAAATGGACATCAATAGACATGAACCTCTACCTTACTCATTATACCAATTCGGCACATATCCTTGACACCTTCAA GCACCATGCTGTCTGGACCAGGTACATGGGAGTTATCAAAAGTTGCATCCTTAAAATGTACCACGATTAA
- the ccdc85b gene encoding coiled-coil domain-containing protein 85B — MGSDSEILNRELSKMSDEDLLSCSKEELVSRLRKEESEKMSALIQRGRLIKEVNKQLQGHLLEIRELKVINQRLQEENQELRDLCCFLDDDRLKVKKLAREWQLFGHHAAKVMREDLGGYLKKLADLERMQDGLVKENLDLKELCLVLEEECVSRSDSSPGGSTDLNIPCMVARDVGDGSSSTGSVGSPDQLHLVCSPDD; from the coding sequence ATGGGGAGCGACAGTGAAATACTGAACCGGGAGCTGTCAAAGATGTCCGATGAAGACTTGCTGTCTTGTTCTAAGGAAGAGCTGGTGAGTCGACTCCGCAAAGAAGAATCGGAAAAGATGTCCGCTCTCATACAGCGCGGCCGATTAATCAAGGAGGTCAATAAACAACTGCAGGGACATCTGCTTGAAATCAGGGAACTCAAAGTCATCAACCAGAGGCTGCAAGAGGAGAACCAGGAACTTCGGGATCTGTGCTGCTTTCTGGACGATGACCGTCTGAAAGTGAAGAAGCTGGCCCGTGAGTGGCAACTATTCGGCCATCACGCTGCTAAAGTGATGCGCGAAGACCTCGGCGGATACCTCAAGAAGCTCGCCGACCTGGAGCGGATGCAGGACGGTCTGGTGAAGGAGAACCTGGATCTGAAGGAACTTTGTTTGGTGCTCGAGGAAGAGTGCGTGAGTAGGAGTGATTCCAGCCCGGGCGGCTCCACGGATCTCAACATACCGTGTATGGTGGCCCGGGACGTGGGCGACGGGAGCTCCAGCACCGGGAGTGTTGGCAGTCCAGACCAGCTGCACTTGGTGTGTTCACCAGATGACTGA
- the fosl1a gene encoding fos-related antigen 1a isoform X1 gives MYNYGNLGRGIDRTFPDNSSGSGSSSAPLGTTAVTTQQQQQQKYSVAGSSHFVPSLNAITSNQDLQWMLQPSILGTPGPSRALRPSYQLPPRIPSMNPQLSQLHLSRPGVIRAATAVGSSTRSRNDEHLSHEELERRRIRRERNKMAAAKCRNRRRELTDTLQSETEQLEDVKSRLQKEIDELQKQKEKLELVLEAHRPICKVQDSDSDSDTNSDLPTLSGIKIEPADPDLPGPSRESKSYAKPSKPKPKITIPPPASVSASTVTSIPLESESLHTPVLISTPSLTPFAASLVFSYPSSSMDTSSATSSQALNLAGSHGTSQSSQHPQPCGVAHRRSSSSGDQSDHSLNSPTILTL, from the exons ATGTACAACTACGGAAACCTGGGCAGAGGAATCGATCGGACCTTCCCAGATAACAGCTCTGGATCAGGCTCGAGCTCTGCGCCTCTCGGTACAACCGCTGTCACaactcaacaacaacaacag CAGAAATATTCTGTGGCAGGATCCAGTCATTTTGTGCCCAGTCTCAATGCCATAACTTCAAACCAGGACCTTCAATGGATGCTTCAGCCCTCCATTCTAGGCACCCCGGGGCCATCCAGGGCACTTCGACCATCCTACCAACTGCCGCCAAGAATCCCATCTATGAATCCTCAACTTTCCCAATTACATCTGTCCCGTCCGGGTGTTATTAGAGCAGCTACGGCTGTTGGTAGCTCAACAAGAAGCAGAAATGATGAACAT CTATCCCATGAGGAACTTGAGCGGCGTAGAATTAGAAGGGAACGTAACAAAATGGCTGCGGCTAAGTGCAGGAATCGTCGACGTGAACTGACTGACACATTGCAAAGC GAAACTGAGCAGCTAGAGGATGTAAAATCACGTCTGCAGAAGGAAATCGATGAGCTTCAGAAGCAAAAAGAGAAGCTTGAGTTGGTCCTTGAAGCTCATAGACCCATCTGCAAAGTTCAGGACTCGGACTCGGACTCTGACACCAACAGTGACCTCCCGACGCTGAGTGGAATCAAGATTGAGCCTGCGGACCCTGATCTTCCTGGACCTTCCAGAGAATCAAAGAGTTATGCCAAGCCTAGTAAACCCAAGCCCAAAATTACCATCCCACCTCCAGCTTCAGTCTCAGCCTCCACTGTCACCAGCATACCTCTGGAATCAGAGTCTCTTCATACTCCTGTCCTCATCTCCACTCCATCTCTGACCCCTTTTGCTGCCAGCCTGGTCTTCAGCTACCCCTCTTCTTCAATGGATACCAGCTCTGCGACTTCATCCCAAGCTCTCAATCTCGCCGGCTCTCACGGTACCAGCCAGTCTTCTCAGCACCCTCAGCCGTGTGGCGTCGCTCATcgccgcagcagcagcagtggaGATCAGTCAGATCACTCTCTCAATTCACCAACCATCCTCACCCTTTAA
- the fosl1a gene encoding fos-related antigen 1a isoform X2 codes for MYNYGNLGRGIDRTFPDNSSGSGSSSAPLGTTAVTTQQQQQKYSVAGSSHFVPSLNAITSNQDLQWMLQPSILGTPGPSRALRPSYQLPPRIPSMNPQLSQLHLSRPGVIRAATAVGSSTRSRNDEHLSHEELERRRIRRERNKMAAAKCRNRRRELTDTLQSETEQLEDVKSRLQKEIDELQKQKEKLELVLEAHRPICKVQDSDSDSDTNSDLPTLSGIKIEPADPDLPGPSRESKSYAKPSKPKPKITIPPPASVSASTVTSIPLESESLHTPVLISTPSLTPFAASLVFSYPSSSMDTSSATSSQALNLAGSHGTSQSSQHPQPCGVAHRRSSSSGDQSDHSLNSPTILTL; via the exons ATGTACAACTACGGAAACCTGGGCAGAGGAATCGATCGGACCTTCCCAGATAACAGCTCTGGATCAGGCTCGAGCTCTGCGCCTCTCGGTACAACCGCTGTCACaactcaacaacaacaacag AAATATTCTGTGGCAGGATCCAGTCATTTTGTGCCCAGTCTCAATGCCATAACTTCAAACCAGGACCTTCAATGGATGCTTCAGCCCTCCATTCTAGGCACCCCGGGGCCATCCAGGGCACTTCGACCATCCTACCAACTGCCGCCAAGAATCCCATCTATGAATCCTCAACTTTCCCAATTACATCTGTCCCGTCCGGGTGTTATTAGAGCAGCTACGGCTGTTGGTAGCTCAACAAGAAGCAGAAATGATGAACAT CTATCCCATGAGGAACTTGAGCGGCGTAGAATTAGAAGGGAACGTAACAAAATGGCTGCGGCTAAGTGCAGGAATCGTCGACGTGAACTGACTGACACATTGCAAAGC GAAACTGAGCAGCTAGAGGATGTAAAATCACGTCTGCAGAAGGAAATCGATGAGCTTCAGAAGCAAAAAGAGAAGCTTGAGTTGGTCCTTGAAGCTCATAGACCCATCTGCAAAGTTCAGGACTCGGACTCGGACTCTGACACCAACAGTGACCTCCCGACGCTGAGTGGAATCAAGATTGAGCCTGCGGACCCTGATCTTCCTGGACCTTCCAGAGAATCAAAGAGTTATGCCAAGCCTAGTAAACCCAAGCCCAAAATTACCATCCCACCTCCAGCTTCAGTCTCAGCCTCCACTGTCACCAGCATACCTCTGGAATCAGAGTCTCTTCATACTCCTGTCCTCATCTCCACTCCATCTCTGACCCCTTTTGCTGCCAGCCTGGTCTTCAGCTACCCCTCTTCTTCAATGGATACCAGCTCTGCGACTTCATCCCAAGCTCTCAATCTCGCCGGCTCTCACGGTACCAGCCAGTCTTCTCAGCACCCTCAGCCGTGTGGCGTCGCTCATcgccgcagcagcagcagtggaGATCAGTCAGATCACTCTCTCAATTCACCAACCATCCTCACCCTTTAA